From the genome of Nocardia sp. NBC_01503, one region includes:
- a CDS encoding ATP-binding cassette domain-containing protein: protein MNHDLRYRCPPGRRTGGGLHRADEGFGAGRGVFDLDLTVDRGETFGFIGPNGAGKTTTIRLRIDLPRPDRRHAKIFGLDAHTDSMEIKRKIGYLPGELVQWPRVSALLGDAAVAVRRDRPPLPPGGLLFLSALAAAGVILAATSATRARAIA from the coding sequence ATGAATCATGACCTCCGATATCGATGCCCGCCCGGCCGCCGAACCGGTGGTGGCCTGCACAGGGCTGACGAAGGATTCGGTGCGGGCCGTGGTGTTTTCGACCTGGACCTCACGGTCGACCGTGGGGAGACGTTCGGTTTCATCGGCCCTAACGGCGCAGGGAAGACGACCACCATTCGGCTGCGGATAGACCTCCCTCGCCCCGATCGGAGGCATGCGAAGATCTTCGGGCTCGACGCCCACACCGACAGTATGGAGATCAAACGCAAGATCGGTTACCTACCCGGCGAATTGGTGCAGTGGCCGCGAGTCAGCGCCCTCCTGGGTGATGCGGCTGTCGCTGTTCGGCGCGACCGGCCACCCCTACCTCCAGGCGGGCTGCTGTTCCTGAGCGCGCTGGCTGCGGCCGGTGTCATCCTCGCCGCGACGAGCGCGACCCGCGCCCGGGCCATCGCCTGA
- a CDS encoding DUF998 domain-containing protein: MRLLIAAVLAGAGLAYALWLVEFILPTRLSLISSFVSEHYVVSQPYHSLFRGGDVVAGILYAAAAGLVATGHHASDRLVAGTAAAAALFGVATLTDAVFVPDCLTTVDPVCERREFAAQVSWHHLAHLGASVVSQLAAITAVLALERLATRSGTRGDRMAARTGLAVVIVAGLACVAGYPFGWVGVPQRIQLVALSAITIGVAWRIAAADGGEILTGRGRKALPGGGADCDDES, from the coding sequence TTGCGACTCCTCATTGCCGCGGTACTCGCCGGGGCGGGTCTCGCCTATGCGTTGTGGCTGGTGGAATTCATATTGCCGACACGTCTTTCGCTGATCTCCAGTTTTGTCAGCGAGCACTACGTGGTGTCTCAGCCGTATCACTCGCTTTTCCGTGGTGGAGACGTCGTCGCGGGCATCCTTTATGCGGCGGCGGCCGGTCTGGTGGCCACCGGGCACCACGCGAGTGATCGGCTCGTGGCCGGTACGGCCGCAGCGGCCGCGCTATTCGGTGTGGCGACCTTGACCGACGCCGTGTTCGTACCGGACTGCCTTACCACGGTCGATCCCGTCTGCGAGCGAAGGGAATTCGCCGCGCAAGTGTCCTGGCACCACCTCGCGCATCTGGGAGCGAGCGTGGTTTCCCAGCTTGCCGCCATCACCGCTGTGCTGGCTCTCGAGCGACTGGCAACACGGTCGGGCACCCGCGGCGATCGGATGGCCGCGCGGACGGGGCTGGCTGTCGTCATCGTCGCCGGGCTGGCCTGTGTGGCCGGGTACCCCTTCGGATGGGTAGGTGTCCCGCAGCGGATTCAGTTGGTCGCGTTGAGCGCGATCACGATCGGCGTGGCCTGGCGAATCGCGGCTGCCGATGGTGGCGAGATCCTCACCGGACGAGGACGAAAGGCTCTGCCGGGCGGTGGCGCCGATTGTGACGATGAATCATGA
- a CDS encoding phosphatase PAP2 family protein codes for MTPPSGAAGHHTALVTVAVGAVAMSGLAMVFAAILDNVVDGDGIAAIDGPLTRWVAGHRYHGLTTAMITLTRLGDPLIIIGVMAVVAAAVAGLTRTVAPLGIGMLGVAGFLLAVVAVKFAVGRPRPELPHPVAAVDGSSFPSGHSTGVCVVAIISAWLLTRWCVRSRAGQVAVWTIALTAVAGVGFSRVYLGVHYLSDVLAGWVLGALWAGVAIGATRLWEARPSPRSPALAVRGRDDQGAPGGDIES; via the coding sequence ATGACTCCGCCGTCCGGTGCGGCCGGTCACCATACCGCGCTGGTCACCGTGGCGGTGGGCGCGGTCGCGATGTCGGGGCTGGCGATGGTGTTCGCCGCCATCCTCGACAATGTGGTCGATGGGGACGGAATCGCGGCGATTGACGGTCCATTGACGAGATGGGTTGCCGGACATCGGTATCACGGGCTCACTACGGCGATGATCACGCTCACGCGACTGGGTGACCCGCTCATAATCATCGGCGTCATGGCGGTGGTCGCCGCGGCCGTTGCCGGGCTGACTCGCACGGTCGCGCCCCTCGGCATCGGCATGCTGGGAGTCGCGGGGTTCCTGCTCGCCGTGGTAGCGGTCAAGTTCGCGGTCGGTCGCCCGCGCCCCGAACTGCCGCACCCGGTCGCGGCCGTCGACGGCTCGTCGTTTCCGTCAGGGCACTCCACCGGCGTATGCGTGGTCGCGATCATCAGTGCTTGGCTGCTCACCCGATGGTGCGTCAGATCGCGGGCCGGACAGGTTGCCGTATGGACGATTGCGCTGACAGCCGTTGCGGGGGTGGGCTTTTCCCGCGTCTACCTGGGCGTCCACTACCTCAGCGATGTTCTCGCCGGTTGGGTGCTGGGAGCGTTGTGGGCAGGCGTGGCGATAGGGGCGACTCGACTGTGGGAGGCACGCCCGTCGCCACGATCCCCAGCATTGGCAGTGCGGGGACGCGATGATCAGGGAGCGCCCGGCGGCGACATCGAATCGTAA
- a CDS encoding heavy metal translocating P-type ATPase, producing MRSQPTARTRSWKARISSWFEPVLVGVTVSALAIGGVLWAFGVRDIADGFWIAATAAAFLPALYWMIATLVKGRAGVDLIAVLSLAGTVMVGEYLAGALIAVMLAGGRALDAAAERRASRDLRALLEHAPRSARRRIGDEVMVIPLDQVTVGDVLVVAAGEVVPVDGRILNTVAVLDESVLTGEPLQVERGPGDPVRSGVVNAGDAFEMRAGATAADSTYAGIVRLAQQANAENAPVVRLADRYAAWFLPLALLVAGGAYVWSGSAVRAVAVLVVATPCPLLLAAPVAIVSGLSRASRLGVVVRGGGALESLGHATTLVMDKTGTLTAGRPKVVDVIAAPGREAPEMMRLAASVDQVSPHVLAEAIVTEALARGLALSAPAEVAEQAGRGVSGVVDGHRVEVGKLPDGSTGADWARAVVNRASLDSAAIAWVVVDDELAAAVLLRDPLRRNAPRTIRRLRQAGLTRLVMLTGDRPEPAREVATVLGLDEVYAGQSPADKVEAVRRERESAVTVMVGDGVNDAPALAAASVGVAMGARGSTASSEAADIVLTTDRLDRLADAMDTARWSRRIAVQSAVVGMGLSLVAMVVAAIGRLPPAAGALLQEGIDVAVILNALRALRGNPALRTDLPPDTEALLHRFADEHETLRDTLTLLRTAADRLADRSEDAVALSAVEDAYRFLTGELRPHEQAEETELYPALAVPLGSVEATATMSRTHAEIERLTTRIETHLRLARIAGRIGPDQTDDLLACLYGLYTLLQLHFRQEEENYFTLAEDEREYASAAGQSGAPRPPRR from the coding sequence ATGAGAAGTCAGCCGACAGCCAGGACGCGATCGTGGAAGGCCCGGATCAGCTCATGGTTCGAACCGGTGCTGGTGGGGGTGACCGTGAGCGCGCTGGCGATCGGCGGCGTGCTGTGGGCGTTCGGCGTGCGCGATATCGCCGACGGGTTCTGGATCGCGGCGACCGCCGCGGCTTTCCTTCCGGCGTTGTACTGGATGATCGCCACCCTGGTGAAGGGACGGGCCGGGGTCGATTTGATCGCGGTGTTGTCGCTGGCGGGCACGGTCATGGTCGGGGAGTATCTGGCGGGCGCGTTGATCGCGGTCATGCTGGCCGGTGGACGAGCCCTCGATGCCGCTGCCGAACGCCGTGCCTCCCGGGACTTACGCGCTCTGCTCGAACATGCGCCGCGGTCGGCTCGTCGCCGGATCGGTGACGAGGTGATGGTGATTCCACTCGACCAGGTGACTGTCGGCGACGTGCTCGTGGTCGCGGCCGGGGAGGTGGTGCCCGTCGACGGTAGGATCCTGAATACCGTTGCGGTACTGGATGAGTCGGTGCTGACGGGAGAGCCACTGCAGGTGGAGCGCGGGCCCGGCGACCCGGTGCGCAGCGGTGTGGTCAATGCCGGTGACGCGTTCGAGATGCGGGCCGGTGCCACGGCCGCTGACAGCACCTACGCCGGAATCGTGCGCCTGGCGCAGCAGGCCAATGCGGAGAACGCTCCGGTGGTCCGCCTGGCCGACCGATACGCGGCATGGTTCCTGCCGCTGGCGCTGCTGGTCGCCGGTGGCGCGTACGTGTGGAGCGGCTCGGCGGTACGGGCGGTCGCGGTGCTGGTGGTGGCGACGCCGTGCCCGCTGTTGCTGGCCGCGCCGGTAGCCATCGTGTCCGGGCTGTCGCGGGCCTCGCGGCTGGGTGTGGTGGTGCGCGGCGGCGGTGCGCTGGAAAGCCTCGGTCACGCAACCACTTTGGTGATGGACAAGACAGGAACCCTCACCGCCGGCCGCCCGAAGGTTGTCGACGTGATCGCCGCGCCCGGACGTGAAGCGCCGGAGATGATGCGGCTGGCCGCCTCGGTCGACCAGGTGTCGCCGCACGTGCTGGCCGAAGCGATCGTCACCGAGGCGCTGGCTCGCGGTCTCGCGCTCTCGGCCCCGGCCGAGGTGGCCGAGCAAGCCGGGCGCGGGGTGTCCGGCGTTGTCGACGGCCATCGGGTCGAGGTCGGCAAGCTGCCGGACGGATCCACCGGTGCCGACTGGGCTCGCGCGGTCGTGAACCGGGCGAGCCTGGACAGCGCGGCGATCGCGTGGGTCGTCGTCGACGACGAGCTCGCCGCCGCCGTCCTGCTGCGAGATCCGTTGCGGAGGAACGCGCCTCGCACCATCCGTCGGTTGCGCCAGGCGGGTTTGACACGGCTGGTCATGCTCACCGGCGACCGTCCCGAGCCTGCGCGTGAGGTCGCCACCGTTCTCGGTCTGGACGAGGTGTACGCGGGGCAGAGTCCCGCCGACAAGGTCGAGGCGGTGCGCCGCGAACGCGAATCCGCGGTGACGGTGATGGTCGGCGACGGCGTCAACGACGCACCCGCGCTGGCAGCCGCGTCGGTCGGTGTCGCCATGGGTGCGCGCGGATCGACAGCCTCGTCCGAAGCGGCCGACATCGTGCTGACCACCGACCGTCTCGACCGTCTCGCCGACGCGATGGATACCGCCCGCTGGTCGCGTCGCATCGCTGTGCAGAGTGCGGTGGTCGGCATGGGTTTGTCCCTGGTGGCCATGGTCGTCGCCGCGATCGGCCGGCTGCCGCCCGCCGCCGGTGCGCTGCTGCAGGAGGGCATCGACGTGGCGGTGATCCTCAATGCCTTACGCGCCCTGCGCGGTAATCCCGCGCTGCGCACCGATCTTCCCCCCGACACCGAGGCCCTACTGCACCGCTTCGCCGATGAGCACGAGACCCTGCGCGATACCCTGACCCTGCTGCGCACCGCCGCCGACCGGCTCGCGGACCGGAGCGAGGACGCGGTTGCGTTGTCCGCGGTCGAGGACGCGTACCGATTCCTCACCGGCGAGCTGCGACCGCACGAGCAGGCCGAGGAGACCGAGCTGTATCCCGCACTCGCGGTGCCGCTCGGCAGTGTCGAGGCCACCGCCACCATGAGCCGTACGCACGCGGAGATCGAGCGGCTGACGACGCGTATCGAAACACATCTGCGCTTGGCGCGGATCGCCGGTCGCATCGGCCCCGACCAGACCGACGATCTGCTCGCCTGCCTGTACGGGCTCTACACATTGCTGCAACTGCACTTCCGGCAGGAAGAGGAGAACTACTTCACCCTGGCCGAGGACGAGCGCGAATATGCTTCGGCGGCGGGACAATCCGGCGCGCCTCGGCCGCCACGGCGATGA